The following coding sequences are from one Myxococcus guangdongensis window:
- a CDS encoding DUF4238 domain-containing protein has protein sequence MLNNDDHIPKRHHFVAQMHADRFTDGKGKLWAFNKQRGVLFHAPPKAVFVETHLYTIEASDGVKDTSLESDFSKLESGANSIIEELVAGARSGHEPQLTAQQRTIWDAYFYLQWKRVPDVHAKLGSLTQADALLDEIFAQIRARRPDATAEIDKLNTPEGRKRLIQGGKVQAIRRTPGDVLGILAARGLALLHITAPGESFAIGSLPIVRKPGNLREADSEAWLPVSSDVAVGPGFEPNTIKIIELTNQEDIWRMNKATAGQSTTYAAGSKVLMEKLIAALPQP, from the coding sequence ATGCTCAACAATGACGATCATATCCCCAAAAGGCATCACTTTGTCGCGCAGATGCACGCCGACCGATTCACCGACGGTAAGGGTAAGCTCTGGGCCTTTAACAAGCAGAGAGGAGTGCTTTTTCACGCGCCGCCCAAGGCAGTATTTGTCGAGACACACCTCTACACGATCGAGGCCTCCGACGGCGTGAAGGACACCAGCCTGGAGTCAGACTTCTCCAAATTGGAGAGTGGTGCCAATAGCATTATTGAGGAGTTGGTGGCTGGTGCAAGGTCTGGACACGAGCCGCAACTGACGGCCCAGCAACGCACAATCTGGGATGCCTATTTTTATCTTCAGTGGAAGCGAGTGCCGGACGTTCACGCCAAGCTCGGCTCCCTCACTCAAGCGGATGCCCTACTGGATGAGATCTTCGCACAGATACGAGCACGGAGGCCCGATGCCACAGCGGAGATCGACAAGCTCAATACTCCCGAAGGGCGCAAGCGCCTGATCCAGGGCGGTAAGGTTCAAGCCATCCGTCGCACCCCAGGCGATGTGCTTGGGATTCTGGCCGCGCGCGGACTAGCGTTGCTGCACATCACCGCACCTGGCGAGAGTTTCGCCATCGGTAGTCTTCCGATCGTGCGCAAGCCGGGAAATCTCCGCGAGGCCGACTCTGAGGCTTGGCTTCCTGTATCGTCGGACGTAGCCGTCGGCCCTGGCTTTGAACCCAATACTATAAAAATCATCGAGCTTACCAACCAAGAAGATATCTGGCGGATGAACAAGGCTACGGCTGGTCAAAGCACGACCTACGCAGCTGGGTCCAAGGTTCTCATGGAGAAGTTAATCGCCGCCCTACCGCAGCCATGA
- the drmD gene encoding DISARM system SNF2-like helicase DrmD, translated as MPCAGDIAQVRHRQYLVNEVIAPSGVREQHTLVRLTCLDDDAQGRPLSVLWERELAARVIRPHQGGLGPPARFDEPRHFAAYLHALKWSSVTATDARLFQAPFRAGIHLMNHQLTPLKKALELPRVNLFIADDVGLGKTIEAGLVLQELILRQRVDRVLIVCPASVTLQWRDEMEKRFGLRFEIFNSEFVSRRRQERGFQVPVWATHSRFIVSYQTLRRSEYFEPLKTLLDEKGHHKSLLVLDEAHVVAPASASRYAIDTETTRSIRSLAERFEHRLFLSATPHNGHSNSFSALLEMLDPQRFTRGTRVRESQLAPVMVRRLKGDLRALGSSQRYPERHVVGVRLTHDSGRWHAEWLAPDGKTVEHRIDLGEASAPELELSQKLARYTELMAPGTKQGRLVFINLQKRLLSSIEAFHRTLSIHAAAFGSGMRVPDDGVLTGDTAPDSEEHGETDDALELSLAETIREHSQPLSANAQARKLLEDMLQLSAQHRSARDAKLRALLHWIREHQCPLTRDAAWKPRRVILFTEYGDTLRYLKEQLTAAFEGTQRGDERILTLTGGIDDAKRAEVQAAFNGSMDEFPVRVLLATDAAREGINLQGQCADLFHIDVPWNPSRMEQRNGRIDRALQPSPIVRCGYFVYGQRAEDSVLDSLARKVETITRELGSLGCVLMDQMHDALASGITKGTLERVSRAATSTRTDVTKRELESQRTLQSLRKELDAIGELRDRSGKVMDFNPVLLRDALDVGFELAGAGRLEREAITEEGRTLEAWKVPALPASWNTTLDSIRPRRAHDEAPWEWRKRPLSPVVFEAPPGVSSKLVHLHLSHPLVQRVLQRFLAQGFSANDLSRVTVVQTQRDAVARVIVFGRLSLFGEGAARLHDEVVSVSARWLDGGGRGHLKPFADEADRKVIDQLETTLAEAPALSAIPKAVQKRLLASAESDFSKLWPAIEEQASVREQGARKKLAARGASEAKALTLILQTQQETIQEALSAQLELSLDAQAEKDQWRRDKVHLEQRLTALGRELVEQPESLKATYAVRVARLVPVGMVYLWPGAR; from the coding sequence ATGCCGTGCGCGGGTGATATCGCGCAGGTCCGACACCGTCAGTATCTGGTCAACGAGGTCATTGCTCCTTCGGGGGTCCGGGAACAACACACCCTCGTTCGTCTCACGTGTCTTGATGATGACGCACAGGGACGTCCCCTGTCTGTCTTGTGGGAACGTGAACTCGCTGCTCGGGTCATTCGACCCCATCAGGGTGGACTGGGACCTCCTGCGCGTTTCGACGAGCCGCGTCACTTCGCCGCGTATCTGCATGCGCTCAAATGGAGCTCCGTCACCGCCACTGACGCCCGGCTCTTCCAGGCGCCGTTCCGCGCGGGCATCCATTTGATGAATCACCAGCTCACGCCTCTCAAAAAGGCGCTCGAGCTGCCTCGGGTGAATCTCTTCATCGCCGATGACGTGGGGCTCGGAAAGACCATCGAGGCGGGGCTGGTGTTGCAGGAACTCATCCTCCGCCAGCGCGTGGATCGTGTGCTCATCGTCTGCCCGGCGTCGGTGACGCTCCAGTGGCGCGATGAGATGGAGAAGCGATTCGGTCTGCGCTTCGAAATCTTCAACAGCGAGTTCGTCTCCCGTCGCCGTCAGGAACGTGGCTTCCAGGTCCCCGTCTGGGCCACGCACTCCCGCTTCATCGTGTCGTACCAGACCCTGCGGCGCAGCGAGTACTTCGAGCCGCTGAAGACCCTCCTGGATGAGAAGGGGCACCACAAGTCCTTGCTGGTGCTCGACGAGGCGCACGTCGTCGCGCCCGCCTCGGCCAGCCGGTATGCCATCGACACGGAGACCACTCGCAGCATCCGCTCACTGGCGGAGCGCTTCGAGCACCGGCTCTTCCTCTCAGCCACTCCTCACAACGGCCACTCCAACAGCTTCTCCGCATTGCTGGAGATGTTGGACCCACAGCGCTTCACGCGGGGCACCCGCGTCCGAGAATCACAGCTGGCTCCCGTCATGGTGCGCCGGCTCAAAGGGGACCTCCGCGCCCTCGGCAGCTCACAGCGCTACCCCGAACGACACGTGGTGGGTGTGCGGCTGACACATGACTCGGGACGCTGGCACGCCGAGTGGCTCGCCCCGGATGGAAAGACCGTCGAGCATCGTATCGATCTGGGCGAAGCCTCAGCACCGGAGCTGGAACTGTCCCAGAAGCTCGCGCGCTACACGGAGCTCATGGCGCCCGGCACGAAGCAGGGACGCTTGGTCTTCATCAACCTCCAGAAACGCCTCCTCTCCAGCATCGAGGCGTTCCACCGCACACTCTCCATCCACGCGGCGGCCTTCGGCTCGGGGATGCGGGTTCCCGACGATGGAGTGCTCACCGGCGACACGGCTCCTGATTCCGAGGAGCACGGCGAGACGGACGACGCACTCGAGCTGTCGCTCGCGGAGACCATCCGCGAGCACAGTCAGCCTCTGTCCGCCAACGCCCAGGCGCGCAAGCTCCTGGAGGACATGCTCCAGCTGAGCGCCCAGCACCGCTCGGCCCGGGACGCGAAGCTTCGGGCCCTGCTCCACTGGATTCGCGAGCACCAATGCCCGCTCACCCGAGACGCTGCGTGGAAGCCTCGCCGGGTCATCCTCTTCACCGAGTATGGAGACACGCTCCGCTACCTCAAGGAGCAGCTCACCGCCGCCTTCGAGGGGACCCAACGGGGGGATGAGCGCATCCTCACGCTGACGGGTGGCATCGATGATGCGAAGCGCGCGGAGGTGCAGGCCGCCTTCAATGGTTCGATGGATGAGTTCCCCGTGCGGGTCCTCCTCGCGACCGACGCAGCGCGCGAAGGCATCAATCTGCAAGGCCAGTGCGCGGACCTCTTCCACATCGACGTCCCATGGAATCCATCCCGCATGGAGCAGCGCAACGGCCGCATCGACCGTGCCTTGCAACCTTCGCCCATCGTGCGCTGTGGCTACTTCGTCTATGGTCAGCGCGCCGAAGACTCGGTGCTCGACTCCCTGGCTCGCAAGGTCGAGACGATCACTCGCGAGCTGGGCAGCCTGGGCTGCGTGCTGATGGACCAGATGCACGATGCCCTCGCCTCCGGCATCACGAAGGGCACGCTGGAGCGCGTCTCCCGCGCCGCGACCTCGACTCGCACGGATGTGACGAAACGGGAGCTGGAGTCCCAGCGCACGCTTCAATCCCTGCGCAAGGAGCTGGATGCGATTGGAGAGCTCCGCGATCGCAGCGGCAAGGTGATGGACTTCAATCCCGTCCTGCTGCGCGATGCGCTGGACGTGGGGTTCGAGCTGGCCGGCGCGGGCCGGTTGGAGCGGGAGGCCATCACGGAAGAGGGCCGGACACTGGAGGCCTGGAAGGTCCCTGCGCTTCCCGCTTCCTGGAACACGACCCTGGATTCCATTCGTCCGCGCCGGGCGCACGACGAGGCTCCCTGGGAGTGGCGCAAGCGCCCCCTGTCTCCCGTCGTCTTCGAGGCGCCTCCGGGCGTCTCCAGCAAGCTCGTCCACCTTCACCTGTCCCATCCGCTCGTCCAGCGAGTGCTCCAGCGGTTCCTGGCGCAGGGGTTCTCCGCGAACGACCTGAGCCGGGTCACGGTGGTCCAGACCCAACGCGACGCAGTGGCTCGTGTCATCGTCTTCGGCCGGTTGTCGCTCTTCGGCGAGGGCGCTGCGCGGCTCCATGACGAGGTGGTCTCTGTCTCAGCGAGGTGGCTGGACGGCGGCGGCCGCGGACACCTGAAGCCCTTCGCGGATGAGGCGGACCGCAAGGTCATCGACCAACTGGAGACCACGCTGGCGGAAGCGCCCGCGCTCTCCGCGATACCGAAGGCCGTCCAGAAACGCCTGCTGGCCAGCGCCGAGTCCGACTTCTCGAAGCTCTGGCCCGCCATCGAGGAGCAGGCCTCGGTGCGAGAGCAGGGGGCTCGCAAGAAGCTGGCGGCGCGGGGGGCGTCCGAAGCCAAGGCGCTGACTCTGATTCTCCAGACGCAGCAGGAGACCATCCAGGAGGCCCTGAGCGCGCAGCTCGAGCTCTCCCTCGACGCCCAGGCCGAGAAGGACCAATGGAGGAGGGACAAGGTTCATCTCGAACAGCGATTGACGGCGCTCGGAAGGGAACTCGTCGAACAACCTGAATCATTGAAGGCCACCTATGCCGTGAGGGTCGCCCGGCTGGTGCCAGTGGGCATGGTCTACCTGTGGCCGGGGGCGCGCTGA